The Toxotes jaculatrix isolate fToxJac2 chromosome 14, fToxJac2.pri, whole genome shotgun sequence genome window below encodes:
- the si:ch211-252f13.5 gene encoding uncharacterized protein si:ch211-252f13.5, which produces MARISTIFVFFLISILCTGSVTEICRGTHCFSGQDWSRSCVGAHCQRRTETAASRRQFHPSAQSRQGQVYPSNQQDAHFSHHQAQSAPLAPYIIHPQQGGFAQQTGADGTRRTNPRTITAEVFHPGCAGGTCPTTVSHRQTNDDSATRECKGIGCKLPLRMLQKPKPCVGDGCGQHGGEDGRGSSSPVHVTDRAAQFLDELPDFGSERGAWIQLTCDMKPGNNEVPSEDALVLQLQLSKSQEKLVEALRGQQDEVRELQRLLSEQQGTLVNQQREILDQQRRMYEQMEQVKAQYSTLMDRIKQTSFQNLQGELDSHMETLSGQVRAHQAQQALSLHKVDMEASVMEVGRSLLACGSCGTEEYCGFSSGHPRCERCTICPAGFFLVAQCSVHADRICQDRDECLEIADLCGDQQKCVNTPGGFRCQGMTERDANSGMCGHGYFYNSDMDECQACNECDGEPVALPCTFTTDTICSGPGASDSTLSLSWAGDVSLSGAKGHFLAHAFPSVQLHIQGRGDAGLVSAEDGRVVLRQHGLVWLDENLSVSHGCRSFIQVCLRVNNTDGSEGRDLSGVRVEQREGRSLQSVSISGVAEVAPGHMISIILRSASHYCNQSSEGLQLYDSSAASLSLLWLSHDTGAVAMTAQAMVSAHYHTNYRPVFRTTSTSDPYVVGLTHDGRGIRFAESGTVRFVFQQALYSMGQACVSEGFQLLAYLNRNGTGMELCRAFKSGVHYRDTSISLSGAAKVGPGDTLAFEILCPAQCNVRFFGDDTGISSLSLVWIPAAISSSLSASVAHTGLPSGAVRNKPLFFRQTSAQVSQMGLLGKGSTDHRRDFVFRESGTASVALDLKLIHSCNLVKVTLLRRSDAEGRGGGTVAEGARPLPLAQQVGGQMPEGSQWASVSLRASFQVHNGTSVFFTLDCVRGRVNQINHQTGSGVSILWVEA; this is translated from the exons ATGGCACGTATCTCTACCATATTTGTGTTCTTTCTCATTTCTATACTCTGCACAGGGAGTGTGACTGAGATCTGCAGAGGGACGCACTGTTTCTCTGGCCAGGACTGGAGCAGATCGTGCGTCGGAGCGCACTGCCAGAGGCGCACGGAGACAGCAGCGTCCCGAAGGCAGTTTCATCCCTCTGCACAATCCAGACAGGGACAAGTCTACCCGAGTAACCAACAGGATGCTCATTTCAGTCATCACCAAGCTCAGAGCGCGCCGTTAGCGCCGTACATCATCCACCCTCAGCAGGGAGGCTTTGCGCAGCAAACGGGCGCGGATGGCACCAGGAGGACGAACCCGAGGACCATCACGGCGGAGGTGTTTCATCCTGGCTGCGCCGGTGGGACCTGTCCGACCACTGTCTCTCACCGCCAAACGAATGATGACAGTGCAACACGGGAATGCAAAGGGATTGGATGTAAACTGCCGCTTAGGATGCTCCAGAAGCCCAAGCCTTGCGTCGGAGACGGCTGCGGTCAGCACGGAGGAGAGGACGGGAGAGGAAGCTCTTCTCCGGTTCATGTGACGGACAGAGCAGCACAATTTCTGGATGAGCTTCCAGACTTTGGGTCGGAACGTGGAGCATGGATACAGCTGACATGTGATATGAAACCAG GAAACAATGAAGTTCCCTCAGAGGACGCTCTTGTGCTGCAGTTGCAGCTGTCTAAGAGCCAGGAGAAGCTGGTTGAGGCGCTCAGGGGCCAACAGGATGAAGTAAGGGAGCTGCAGAGGCTCCTGAGTGAGCAGCAGGGGACGCTGGTCAACCAGCAGAGAGAAATACTGGATCAACAGAGGAGGATGTACGAACAGATGGAGCAA GTGAAAGCCCAGTACAGCACATTGATGGACAGAATCAAACAAACATCTTTCCAGAACCTCCAGGGGGAGCTCGACAGTCACATGGAAACCTTGAGTGGGCAGGTTAGAGCCCACCAAGCACAGCAGGCTCTGTCTTTGCACAAGGTGGACATGGAGGCCAGCGTGATGGAG GTGGGTCGCTCTCTGTTAGCCTGTGGCAGCTGTGGCACTGAGGAGTACTGCGGCTTCAGCAGCGGTCATCCTCGCTGCGAGAGGTGCACTATCTGTCCTGCCGGCTTCTTCCTGGTCGCCCAGTGTTCGGTCCACGCAGACAGAATCTGCCAG GACAGAGATGAGTGCCTTGAAATAGCTGATCTGTGTGGAGATCAACAGAAGTGTGTCAACACACCAG GTGGTTTCAGGTGCCAGGGCATGACAGAGCGAGACGCCAACTCAGGAATGTGCGGCCACGGCTACTTCTACAATTCTGACATGGATGAGTGTCAGGCCTGTAATGAGTGTGATGGAGAACCTGTAGCTTTACCCTGTACCTTCACCACAGACACCATCTGCTCTGGCCCTGGTGCCAGTGACAGCACCCTCTCTTTGTCCTGGGCAGGAGATGTGAGTCTGTCGGGGGCAAAAGGCCACTTCTTGGCTCACGCCTTCCCCAGTGTGCAGCTTCACATCCAGGGGAGAGGCGATGCAGGTCTGGTGTCTGCTGAGGACGGGCGCGTGGTGCTAAGGCAGCATGGTCTCGTCTGGTTGGATGAGAATCTATCGGTGAGCCACGGCTGTCGCAGCTTCATCCAGGTGTGCCTGCGTGTGAACAACACTGACGGTTCAGAAGGTCGAGACCTCAGTGGCGTTCGGGTGGAGCAGCGTGAGGGAAGGTCGCTCCAGAGTGTAAGCATCAGTGGGGTAGCAGAGGTCGCCCCGGGTCACATGATCTCCATCATCCTGCGTAGTGCCAGCCACTACTGTAACCAAAGCAGTGAAGGACTGCAGCTATACGACTCCTCAGCAGCTTCGCTCAGCCTCCTTTGGCTCTCCCATGATACCGGGGCTGTTGCCATGACAGCCCAAGCAATGGTGTCCGCGCACTACCACACAAACTATCGCCCAGTCTTCCGCACTACCTCCACCTCGGACCCTTACGTAGTGGGACTGACTCATGACGGACGTGGGATCCGTTTTGCTGAAAGTGGCACAGTGCGTTTTGTGTTCCAGCAGGCTTTGTACTCCATGGGTCAGGCCTGTGTGAGTGAAGGCTTCCAGCTCTTGGCGTACCTCAACCGTAATGGAACTGGCATGGAGCTGTGCCGTGCATTCAAGTCAGGCGTCCACTACCGGGACACATCCATATCTCTGTCCGGAGCAGCCAAAGTCGGTCCTGGGGACACACTGGCCTTTGAGATCCTCTGTCCTGCTCAGTGCAACGTTCGCTTCTTTGGCGACGACACAGGCATCAGCAGCCTCAGTTTGGTTTGGATCCCTGCTgccatttcttcctctctgtctgcatctgtgGCTCACACCGGCCTTCCCTCAGGAGCTGTCCGAAACAAGCCGCTGTTCTTCCGCCAGACCAGCGCTCAGGTGTCCCAGATGGGGCTGCTAGGGAAGGGATCCACAGACCACAGGCGAGATTTTGTCTTCAGGGAGAGTGGCACAGCCAGTGTTGCTCTGGATCTCAAACTCATTCACTCCTGCAACTTGGTCAAGGTGACTCTGCTCAGGCGAAGTGatgcagaggggagaggaggcgGCACAGTGGCAGAGGGAGCTCGGCCCCTCCCCTTGGCTCAGCAGGTGGGTGGTCAGATGCCAGAGGGAAGCCAGTGGGCCAGTGTGAGCCTGCGGGCTTCCTTCCAAGTTCATAATGGCACATCAGTGTTCTTCACACTGGACTGTGTACGTGGACGGGTCAACCAGATCAACCACCAGACAGGAAGTGGGGTTTCAATCCTCTGGGTGGAAGCTTAA
- the LOC121192678 gene encoding amyloid beta A4 precursor protein-binding family B member 1-interacting protein-like isoform X1, with product MQHLQSTSKKSIRQLEEKLFEEKILNLGVFIKMDDIDAMFSQLLGEIDHLSQSLSPEGDPPEADPDSHRERTFSVGFTDLNESLNELEDQDLDALVVALGSKLNPGDLSTYQENSNLTDNQSLPPAMTQGSEAAAALPLKPDTDTSSGVLQRSEPQTKADKIKLALEKLKEAKVRKLIIKVMMSDGSSKTLMVDERQTVREVLDKLFEKTHCDGSIDWCLCETNPELQIERGFEDHESLVELLSTWTRHSENKIYFVSRPQKYVMFKDPQVFYMWKKKTVLSGINEHAKQLLLKEHFEGSTLIVPDLEGTLHLKEDGKKVWKPRYFVLRASGIYYVPKGKTKSSTDLACFVHFEKVNIYTTSNYKQKYRAPSNFCFILKHPCIQKESHYIKFLCCDDEHTLLLWVNSIRVAKYGTALYKNYRDAVKRVSTLHTLQSAAHKDRSKNQVRGISPQPGPPPPKITDVEEYSQEPPPDFIPPPPPGHTHT from the exons ATGCAGCACCTGCAAAGTACAAGCAAAAAAAGCATCAGGCAACTTGAAGAGAAGCTATTTGAGGAGAAAATTTTGAATTTAGGAGTTTTTATAAAG ATGGACGACATAGATGCCATGTTCAGTCAGCTGCTTGGAGAGATAGATCATCTCTCTCAG AGTTTATCGCCTGAAGGGGACCCACCAGAAGCGGATCCTgattcacacagagagagaacctTCTCCGTTGGCTTCACAGACCTGAATG AGTCTCTTAATGAACTGGAGGACCAGGACCTGGATGCCCTGGTGGTTGCTCTGGGATCAAAGTTGAACCCAGGAGATCTCTCCACTTATCAAGAGAACAGCAATCTCACAGATAATCAGAGTCTACCGCCTGCCATGACTCAGGGATCTGAGGCAGCAGCTGCCCTTCCTCTAAAACCAGACACTGACACGTCATCTGGAGTGCTACAGAGG AGTGAACCCcagacaaaagcagacaaaatTAAATTGGCTCTGGAGAAGCTGAAGGAAGCCAAAGTGAGGAAG CTGATAATAAAGGTGATGATGAGTGACGGCAGCTCCAAGACTCTGATGGTGGATGAAAGACAGACGGTGCGAGAGGTTTTGGACAAGTTGTTTGAGAAGACTCACTGTGACGGTAGCATCGActggtgtctgtgtgagacCAATCCTGAGCTGCAGATTG AGAGAGGCTTTGAGGACCATGAAAGTTTGGTGGAGCTGCTGTCTACGTGGACTCgccacagtgaaaacaaaatctaTTTTGTGTCAAGACCTCAGAAGTATGTGATGTTCAAAGACCCACAG GTATTTTATAtgtggaagaagaagacagtTTTAAGTGGGATTAATGAGCATGCCAAGCAACTCTTACTTAAG GAGCATTTTGAGGGTTCGACTCTGATTGTTCCTGATCTTGAGGGCACACTCCATCTAAAGGAAGATGGGAAGAAGGTCTGGAAACCTCGCTACTTCGTGCTCAGGGCCTCAGGCATCTACTATGTGCCCAAAGGAAAGACGAAG TCTTCCACTGATCTGGCCTGTTTTGTCCATTttgaaaaagtcaacatctaCACCACCAGCAActacaaacagaaatacagagcTCCCTCCAACTTCTGCTTCATACTGAAG CATCCCTGCATCCAGAAAGAGTCTCACTACATCAAGTTCTTGTGCTGCGACGACGAACACACGCTGTTGCTGTGGGTGAACTCCATCAGAGTAGCCAAG tatggGACTGCATTGTATAAGAACTACCGGGATGCAGTGAAGAGAGTGTCCACTCTGCATACTCTCCAGTCTGCTGCACACAAAG ACAGATCCAAAAACCAGGTCCGTGGGATCAGCCCACAGCCGGGTCCGCCTCCACCCAAAATCACAGATGTTGAAGAGTATTCACAGGAGCCACCGCCTGActtcatccctcctcctcctcctggccacacacacacctga
- the LOC121192678 gene encoding amyloid beta A4 precursor protein-binding family B member 1-interacting protein-like isoform X2 produces the protein MMLPCMKETDKMDDIDAMFSQLLGEIDHLSQSLSPEGDPPEADPDSHRERTFSVGFTDLNESLNELEDQDLDALVVALGSKLNPGDLSTYQENSNLTDNQSLPPAMTQGSEAAAALPLKPDTDTSSGVLQRSEPQTKADKIKLALEKLKEAKVRKLIIKVMMSDGSSKTLMVDERQTVREVLDKLFEKTHCDGSIDWCLCETNPELQIERGFEDHESLVELLSTWTRHSENKIYFVSRPQKYVMFKDPQVFYMWKKKTVLSGINEHAKQLLLKEHFEGSTLIVPDLEGTLHLKEDGKKVWKPRYFVLRASGIYYVPKGKTKSSTDLACFVHFEKVNIYTTSNYKQKYRAPSNFCFILKHPCIQKESHYIKFLCCDDEHTLLLWVNSIRVAKYGTALYKNYRDAVKRVSTLHTLQSAAHKDRSKNQVRGISPQPGPPPPKITDVEEYSQEPPPDFIPPPPPGHTHT, from the exons ATGATGCTCCCCTgtatgaaagagacagacaag ATGGACGACATAGATGCCATGTTCAGTCAGCTGCTTGGAGAGATAGATCATCTCTCTCAG AGTTTATCGCCTGAAGGGGACCCACCAGAAGCGGATCCTgattcacacagagagagaacctTCTCCGTTGGCTTCACAGACCTGAATG AGTCTCTTAATGAACTGGAGGACCAGGACCTGGATGCCCTGGTGGTTGCTCTGGGATCAAAGTTGAACCCAGGAGATCTCTCCACTTATCAAGAGAACAGCAATCTCACAGATAATCAGAGTCTACCGCCTGCCATGACTCAGGGATCTGAGGCAGCAGCTGCCCTTCCTCTAAAACCAGACACTGACACGTCATCTGGAGTGCTACAGAGG AGTGAACCCcagacaaaagcagacaaaatTAAATTGGCTCTGGAGAAGCTGAAGGAAGCCAAAGTGAGGAAG CTGATAATAAAGGTGATGATGAGTGACGGCAGCTCCAAGACTCTGATGGTGGATGAAAGACAGACGGTGCGAGAGGTTTTGGACAAGTTGTTTGAGAAGACTCACTGTGACGGTAGCATCGActggtgtctgtgtgagacCAATCCTGAGCTGCAGATTG AGAGAGGCTTTGAGGACCATGAAAGTTTGGTGGAGCTGCTGTCTACGTGGACTCgccacagtgaaaacaaaatctaTTTTGTGTCAAGACCTCAGAAGTATGTGATGTTCAAAGACCCACAG GTATTTTATAtgtggaagaagaagacagtTTTAAGTGGGATTAATGAGCATGCCAAGCAACTCTTACTTAAG GAGCATTTTGAGGGTTCGACTCTGATTGTTCCTGATCTTGAGGGCACACTCCATCTAAAGGAAGATGGGAAGAAGGTCTGGAAACCTCGCTACTTCGTGCTCAGGGCCTCAGGCATCTACTATGTGCCCAAAGGAAAGACGAAG TCTTCCACTGATCTGGCCTGTTTTGTCCATTttgaaaaagtcaacatctaCACCACCAGCAActacaaacagaaatacagagcTCCCTCCAACTTCTGCTTCATACTGAAG CATCCCTGCATCCAGAAAGAGTCTCACTACATCAAGTTCTTGTGCTGCGACGACGAACACACGCTGTTGCTGTGGGTGAACTCCATCAGAGTAGCCAAG tatggGACTGCATTGTATAAGAACTACCGGGATGCAGTGAAGAGAGTGTCCACTCTGCATACTCTCCAGTCTGCTGCACACAAAG ACAGATCCAAAAACCAGGTCCGTGGGATCAGCCCACAGCCGGGTCCGCCTCCACCCAAAATCACAGATGTTGAAGAGTATTCACAGGAGCCACCGCCTGActtcatccctcctcctcctcctggccacacacacacctga
- the LOC121192678 gene encoding amyloid beta A4 precursor protein-binding family B member 1-interacting protein-like isoform X3, producing the protein MDDIDAMFSQLLGEIDHLSQSLSPEGDPPEADPDSHRERTFSVGFTDLNESLNELEDQDLDALVVALGSKLNPGDLSTYQENSNLTDNQSLPPAMTQGSEAAAALPLKPDTDTSSGVLQRSEPQTKADKIKLALEKLKEAKVRKLIIKVMMSDGSSKTLMVDERQTVREVLDKLFEKTHCDGSIDWCLCETNPELQIERGFEDHESLVELLSTWTRHSENKIYFVSRPQKYVMFKDPQVFYMWKKKTVLSGINEHAKQLLLKEHFEGSTLIVPDLEGTLHLKEDGKKVWKPRYFVLRASGIYYVPKGKTKSSTDLACFVHFEKVNIYTTSNYKQKYRAPSNFCFILKHPCIQKESHYIKFLCCDDEHTLLLWVNSIRVAKYGTALYKNYRDAVKRVSTLHTLQSAAHKDRSKNQVRGISPQPGPPPPKITDVEEYSQEPPPDFIPPPPPGHTHT; encoded by the exons ATGGACGACATAGATGCCATGTTCAGTCAGCTGCTTGGAGAGATAGATCATCTCTCTCAG AGTTTATCGCCTGAAGGGGACCCACCAGAAGCGGATCCTgattcacacagagagagaacctTCTCCGTTGGCTTCACAGACCTGAATG AGTCTCTTAATGAACTGGAGGACCAGGACCTGGATGCCCTGGTGGTTGCTCTGGGATCAAAGTTGAACCCAGGAGATCTCTCCACTTATCAAGAGAACAGCAATCTCACAGATAATCAGAGTCTACCGCCTGCCATGACTCAGGGATCTGAGGCAGCAGCTGCCCTTCCTCTAAAACCAGACACTGACACGTCATCTGGAGTGCTACAGAGG AGTGAACCCcagacaaaagcagacaaaatTAAATTGGCTCTGGAGAAGCTGAAGGAAGCCAAAGTGAGGAAG CTGATAATAAAGGTGATGATGAGTGACGGCAGCTCCAAGACTCTGATGGTGGATGAAAGACAGACGGTGCGAGAGGTTTTGGACAAGTTGTTTGAGAAGACTCACTGTGACGGTAGCATCGActggtgtctgtgtgagacCAATCCTGAGCTGCAGATTG AGAGAGGCTTTGAGGACCATGAAAGTTTGGTGGAGCTGCTGTCTACGTGGACTCgccacagtgaaaacaaaatctaTTTTGTGTCAAGACCTCAGAAGTATGTGATGTTCAAAGACCCACAG GTATTTTATAtgtggaagaagaagacagtTTTAAGTGGGATTAATGAGCATGCCAAGCAACTCTTACTTAAG GAGCATTTTGAGGGTTCGACTCTGATTGTTCCTGATCTTGAGGGCACACTCCATCTAAAGGAAGATGGGAAGAAGGTCTGGAAACCTCGCTACTTCGTGCTCAGGGCCTCAGGCATCTACTATGTGCCCAAAGGAAAGACGAAG TCTTCCACTGATCTGGCCTGTTTTGTCCATTttgaaaaagtcaacatctaCACCACCAGCAActacaaacagaaatacagagcTCCCTCCAACTTCTGCTTCATACTGAAG CATCCCTGCATCCAGAAAGAGTCTCACTACATCAAGTTCTTGTGCTGCGACGACGAACACACGCTGTTGCTGTGGGTGAACTCCATCAGAGTAGCCAAG tatggGACTGCATTGTATAAGAACTACCGGGATGCAGTGAAGAGAGTGTCCACTCTGCATACTCTCCAGTCTGCTGCACACAAAG ACAGATCCAAAAACCAGGTCCGTGGGATCAGCCCACAGCCGGGTCCGCCTCCACCCAAAATCACAGATGTTGAAGAGTATTCACAGGAGCCACCGCCTGActtcatccctcctcctcctcctggccacacacacacctga